The genomic interval gtcagcacaaacatcgtgggccaatgggcctgttcctgtgttgtactgttctatgttccatagaacatagaacaatacagcactggacaggccattcaccccacaatgttgtgttgatctTGATGCCTACTTatactaaatggcctcctcctgtgtatcatccatattcctccattcccttcatcttcatgtgtctatctaaaagcctcttgaactccaccaaactgcctgcttccactactatccctggtaacccattccaggcacccaccactcactgcacaaaaaaaacttgcccctctaaccttaaaaccatgtcctctggtgtttgacatttctaccctcgggaaaagattctgactgtctaccctatctacgcctctcataatttaaaaaaacctctatcaggtctcccctcagccttcgatgctcTTGGGAGAACAACCCACGTTTATCTAACCTTTCCTtactaggcaacatcctggtgaacctcttctgcaccctttctacagtatccacatccttcctgtaatggggcaaccagaactggacacaatactccaagtgcacctgcagcatgacttccttactcttatgcgcaatgcccctaccaatgaagacaagcatgttgtacgccttccttaccaccttatccacttacgtagcagctttcagtgaactatggacttggaccccaagatccctctgtatgtcaatgctaTTTAAGGGGCCTACCAatgactgtatactttctcctctcatttgacctctcaaagtgcaatacCACACATTTGCCCGGATTAAGCTTCACCTGCCCATTGTTTGCATATATCTGGAAATGAtcgatatcccactgtatccttttatagtcctttacactgtccacaactccaccaatcttggtgtcatccacaaacttgctaatccacccatctatatgttcatccaaatcattgatatgtaccacaaacaacagaggttccagcaccaaCCCTTGCATAACGCCaccagtcatggacctccagccagaataacagccttttGCCCTGACTCTCTGTCTTATGGAAGCCAGTtcagaatccaaacttgcaattcaccctggatcacTATACatatttatcttctgaatcaactaccatgaggaacctcaaatgccttactaaagtccacgaagataatatccactgccttacccttatcaagcacctttatcacctcaaaaaactcaatcgtttgtaaggcatgatctgccccacaaaaagccatgctgactgccccaaagcaggccatgcctttccaaatgcgcataaatccaagccccaagtatcctctccaatagcttccctactacaGACATGAGGCTCGCTGGCCTGTAactacctggattatccccatttccctgcttgaacaaaggcacaacatttgctaccttccagtcctctgggacctagCCTGttgctagagaggacacaaagatctttgtcaaagccccagcaatctcctcacttgcttctttcaaaattctgggatttatgccatcaggccctggggatttaaccaccttaatacttttcagaagacccagcactacctcctccttaatctcaaaatgtcccagcatgtTGGCATGCCCcattctgttttcactatcctccaaatccttctcctcagtaaatactgacacaagaTACTTATTTAGTAGCTCAGTCacatgctctgactccaagcacaaattcccacttttatccttgagtggacctaccctctccttagttatcctcttcttcttaatataattataaaatgtcttgggattctctttggtCATGCTCactaaggatatttcatggcccccttttggccttcctaatcacctgtttgagcactttcctgctatctttatattccacaaggacccagtctgattttagcttcctaaatctcacatatgcttcctttttcttcctgacctcttgggtcatccaaggttcccttaccttaccatccttgtccttattccttactggaacatgtcgaccctgaactctgatcagctgataTCTAAAcatctcccacatgtcagacgtggacttatCCAATAGCAGCTGTTCCtcatcaatgccccttagctcctgttgtaatttgctctcccccaatttagtaccttcccgcaagatccaattttatttttactcataactatcttaaaacataatgagttgtggttacTATTCCCAATATGTTCactcactatcaggtctgtcacctggcctggctcatttcccaaaagtaGGTTCAATATGTTCTCTCctcatactgtttcaagaacccttcctggatgcactgaagaaatcccaccctatctaatttttttattatgacaactctgttgtttctgcacctttccataatctgtctacaaatctgttcctctacctcttggtggctatgggggggggggggggggggggggttatagtataatcccatcagcataattgcacctttcttatttttgagctccacACAAATTGCCTCTGTGCATGAGCCCTCtggtgtgtcctctctgagtattGCAGTGACACTCTCCCttatcagtaatgcaactccgccccaccccccacccccatcacgtctgaaacaacgaaCCTCAACAAagttgagctgccagttctgtccCTCACGCAACAAGGTCCCTGTAGTGGCAATAACATCagaattccatgtactgatccaggctccaaGTTCATCCTCCCTACCCATAACACTCctagtgttgaaataaacacatttcagcccatcagtcccaccatgtttattagcctgtcccctgctgtccttcctttcagtcttgtcATACcacctttcttgccctcaaccttACCACCTGTTGCTCTGCTGctatggttcccatccccctcacactctagtttaaacctcccAAGTAGCAATAGCAAACCTTGCGGTGAGGTTATTGGTTTCCCTCCAGTTCAGATACAAACCATCTTGTTTATACAGGCCCCAACTGccttggaagagagcccaatgatccataattCTGTAGCCTATGTAACACAGGGTTagaaagcagttaagaaggctaaTGGGATGTTGACCTTTTATACTCCATGCTTCATGGCAAGGagcacagagtataaaagtagggagatttTGATGCATGTTTAACAGGGTGCTGGTAAGCCCACTTCTGGAGTATCATGTACTGTtatggtctccatatttaaggtgTGCTTCCATTGGAAGTTTTGCTGCATGTCCACTAGGAGTTGACATACAAAGAGCTGAGCAGAATGAGCCTATATTCATTGGTGTTCAGATGAATGAAAAATTACCTTGCAGAAACGTGCAATTCTgaaggggattgacagggtagatgtcaagaggATGTTTTCCATTGTGAGAGTACTTTGAACAAGAggtcacaatttcaaaataaggagtcaccaaTTTtaagtggaaatgtggagggatttcttttctcagagggtcactttggaattctctatgcaagagagtggtggaggtggtcattgaatatattcaagacattgCTACTACTGACCGATTTGAATCTTCAGTCAGTAATATTCAATGGCAGGAATGGTTAAAAACCTAGCATTATTAGACATGTCCAGACCCAAACTTGCCTATCGAGGTATTTCTTTCCTCTGCTGGAATGGCACAAGACCTTTTCTATTTCACAATAATTTTAAGTTTGATACCTTCTCATGTCAGTATTGCCGATATTGGATCATTTGTAAATGTGGCTGTCATTGCCTTTTGCAAAGTTTGACAGATCACATTTTTCTCCCTGATGGTTATAGTTTTACTCATTCCACTCTTAATTAGAGTTGAGAAAAtctttaaatgatttaaaatgttaaGATCCATTGCAGTCTTACTTGAAGGATTTCTAAATACAAAAGCCTTGCTATAATTAGAGACTCTCGAGGAACACAGTAACATAAAGTTTATTTCACTAGAgacaacctcacacttaactgccTTCTTCATACACAGAAAAACATGCATAGTCTGAATAACACGTAAATTGACAGATAATGCAAAATTCACTTCTGGTATGCTTATAATTAAATACAGATAGCTCAAGAAACCTTGTGTGACATCGGTTATTGCACACCATAATAGAAGTTTTACTTTATATGaaatcattcatttaaaaaaCAGTTTGTTATTTATAGTGACTTGGGAGAGGAAATAAAGAATATTTCATGTTTAACTGTTGAATACTATTTCAATAAGTGCAGAAGGCCATATAAAACTGACAAATAAAATCACAGCTAAAGTACAAATAATTTTCAGAAACACCTCCCTTACACAATTAAGCCGAGGCAATGCTATTGAAATTAATTGAgtatcttgcatttatattgtatgACAAAAgcatataaatgcaggttgcttAAAAAGCTAACAATAAGTAATAATGCAAATTAAGTTATTGCAAACCTGAAAGGCATCTTTAAGCCTTGGTCTGTgagccattttttttttacatcactTCAAAATGTCCGGCTACCATCTCAACCCCTCTGCCGTGACAAAAGTTAAAGCAACAGTGAAATAAAGCTGCCTGTAACAAATAAAATACCACAGGTAAATCTAAGATTTCTAAATGTATGCCCTGAAATCTCTGGAACCCGATTTCAAACCTTGTCTGGATTGATGAGTTAAAAAAGCTTTGTCTGGATATGGATGATATTAGGCGAGGCTTAAACAATATCAGCCTAGCTCCTATAAAATGTGTAACCAAACAATGACAGATGTGGGAAATGCATATGCCATGCTGTTGCAGCTCATGGTGCTGAACCTGAGAACAAATGTAGCTTTGCCCTTTGCCAGCTAGACTTTTTATTTCACCATCATACTCGATAATGGTCACAAAGTTCAAGAAATATTCAGACGATTCAGTATGAATTGTTTATCTTCATCTTCAGGATGAAGATAAATAAACATATTCACAAGTCTGATATACAGATATATGTAGTACAGATATAGAGAATCCATAAGATCACTGTCACTGACTGATTGATTTTTATGATGCTAAAGTGGCCTTACACTTGCACAGGTTTTCAACTATGAAATCAAGTTATTCCAACCTGTGTCCCCATATTTTTTTTTATGATGTCTCATAGTCCCAGTTCTATTGTGAACTGACTAGATCAAATCAAGATCATTCTGTATAATTATTATTTACTTATACTTTGCATGACAAGAGATTATTTTAACTGCTTAGTGAAATAGCTATGAAGTTGCACTAGTTTTAGATAGTCACAGGAGAAATAAAATGAAGATTAGAATAAAAGATTCTAGACAAGGTGGCTAGAAGGTAAATTCTCTGCCACAAAACATCAGAAAATCAGACTCCATAAATTATTTTAAGTTAAAACTGATTGAGGTCAAAAATGGGATGAGTAGCAACCTGTACAGCAGGATTGGATTAAATTAGTGAAAACAGTAATATACATGTGCTGGGTCAAATGTTTCTCTTCAATGCCCGACAATATTTGGTCTTAATGATTTAGTTCTGCAAGTTGTTTGCAGGTTATATTTCTTTGATCTCAGCAGCAGTTAAACTCTAGTGTGCCATGTGAATTTCATTACCTCCGTCCACATTTACTTTTATACCTTCAAACCCATTTCCATTCAGAGTGTTCACCAGTTCTTTTCTTGAAGCAGTTGGTGAACTCTTCATTTAGTTCCCTCGTGGGAGTCTGAGCAAAAGCTTTAGTAATGAGAGCACCTTAAGTGCCAGGTCTCAAACATCAAGTGACAACATGCAAtactataaaatattttaaatatgttgaTGCAAGTACAACTGTTATGTGTTTCTGTTCAATAAGCCTTAAGGCTGCTGAAATCTTAGGTCAGTGAAAACACACAGAAAAGTTGCCCTTCGTACACACTCACATATcgtcaaatccatgctggttctaTTGCAAATGAACTGCACAGCAAGCATAGTTAAATTAAACAAACGTCACAAGTTGTGGTTTATAGACAAAATTTCAGAACAGAGGTTGATATCTTTTCTGCAACTAAGAGATCTGGAATCTGGGCAAGTATGTGAAGTGACAGTGACTAGACCTCAGGCACTAGATTCCAAAGCCCCAACCTTAGACCCACCAAAAGGCCTTCTGACACCTTAACACAAACACAATTGAACTACTTTTAATTTTAACCACAGTCatgcaaaaacaatttaaaatggactttttaaaaatattaatgagaCTACTTAATTAAACATATTATGCAAAGTcgaagataaaattaaaaatcactTATCTGCACTTGACTTTTCCAATCACATAGCCACcaccccctttaaatttttccctctcactttaaatctatgccctctcactttagactccccaaccttgggaaaaagactgatcattcaccttaactatgtccttcatgattttatataaatccataaggtcacccctgagccttttatgctccagggtaaacagtcccagcctatccagtctctacttGTAATTCATTTAAGCCTCTTGCTACCTTTTCGTAAAAACTTGGGCTTTTACTGTATATCCCCAATCTATCTGGCATTTAGTTAAATGACTTGCTGAAATGCACGTAGACAACATCAAATACATCAACCTGCTTGCTACCTCTTCATAAAATTCAATtaagttagtttggcacaatctTCCTTGAACAAATTTACACTGATTAacctgtacctctccaaatgctgATTTGCACTGcagttcagatttttttttcccaataatttgTTCACTTCTAATGTTAGGCTTACTCTGTGTCTTTCttacttgtttttaaaaagtgacatcAAGTTCAAAGTTTGGCAGCATTGTGCCAAGGATCTTCGTACCTCTTGGCACCATGCTGGAGCTGAACAGTGCTAGGAAATAATAGTCAAAGCCTGTGCTATTCCCTTCCTTGCTTggattatacagtgaatggtagggctctggagagtgttataGACAGAGGGACCaagaagtgcaagtgcatagtttgctgaaagcatcattacaggtagataggatggcgaaggcggcatttggcacgctaaccttcatcagtcagtgcactgagtacaggaattgggaagttatgatgcagttgtacaagatgttggtgaggccatacttcgagtattgtgtacagttctggtcaccctattattggaaagatgttattaaactagaaagagtgcagagaagatttactaggatgttgcctggacttgggggcttgggttacaaggagaggttgcgtagactgggACGttattcatgaggggcatagacagggtgaaagtatgcaacctttttcccagggagagagtgccaaaaacaagaggtcacaggtttaagataagagtccagagatttaaaagggacctcaggggcagcttcttcatgcaaagagtggtgcgtatttggaatgagctgccagaaatagtggttgaggcaggcacattagcaagatttaaaagctatctagataagtacatggataggagaggtttagagagctatgggccaaatgcagacagctgagactagctcactgggcaacacagtcagcatggacaagttgggccgaagggcctgtttccatgctgtatgactctatgattgtttAAGAGCttagaatttattttattttatcccTGGTTGTGTGATTTATCAGTTTTAAAGATGCTGGACCCATTAATATATCCTCTCTCTCCATGCTTAAATACTTCCAATACTTCACATTCTGCATCTCTAATGTCAATGTCTGCAACACTCCTGGTAAAACAGACCTTACCCCGATATAAAACTATTATTCATGATCAATTTGTATTCTCTTGTGTAAGAATGCTAAATGTAAGTTAATTCTGACCACTGCATCCAATGTTTTCCCTGTTCCACCTATCCACTTGCCCAGGTTCAGTCCCATTCTTTTTCTTTATgggttcctccaattctgattaAAACAATACTCTTAAATATTGGCACAAAAATGGACTGAGTACAAATCAAAATCAACAAAAACCAGAATAGCGTTCCTTTATCCAACATTATATTTAATAAAGGAGTTTCTCTAAAAATGGATTATTACTCTCCTGCCATGACGTGCAAAATAATTGGCAAACCTTTTGAAAGAACAAAGACTTCATTTTGGAAGGATGAGGTGGAAGCAAACAAAAGACTTCAAATTGATCCTTATGGACTCCTTATGTTGTGAAAAGTTAAGGGATTTAATAACTTGTGAATACCACTTAGTGATTCTGACATAATGAAATATGCCATCCGATCTTGATGTACTAGAAGACATCTTATTAATTTCTCATATTTATATTTGGAGAAATATAATGAAAAGAAATCAAGAAGCTTACAGATAATTTGTGGTGGTCACAAACATCCTCGTTTTGTCTCTCCTTTATGTATTAGTGGTTGTGAAATATTAAGAATATTTAGTTATCTTAAATTGACACTGCTCTTTTTAGTGCGAGTTCAGATCCTGCTAATTTAGTTAACTTCATCCAAAAATACAGCTGTGTTTTAAACTTTTGTAGTTGGAAATGCGTTCAAGAAGCAACAGCCTGGAAAGCTCACCCAAGAATAAAAGGTTGCATCAAAGAGCATGGTCACGTCATCAAAATTCTGAGAAGGATGACATATACTCAGGAGCAATTAAGATAAACAATCAAAGGGAAAGGGACTACATGGAAGAGACAGGCACTGTTTTGAGAAACCATAAAACCAGGACATCATCCAAAAAGCATGAAGATCTTTCTCGAGATGACCTGTTGTTTCTGCTCAGTGTACTTGAAGGTGAATTAGAGGTTAGTAATCTCCATTAcctgtaatatttttaaaaagtttgataCAAGAATACATGTTTTACTTGTCACTGATCTGAGCAAGTCATGTTTAAAATAACAGTTGCAGTTTATACAGAAGAACTCAAATAATCCACTCATGATTGGGAAATCATGATGGTTTGATTTCTGGCTCACCAGGATGATTACTGttctccctttccactcaccagggcccttgttcccattctcccaccccctccccagggcctttgttcccactctcccaccccctcaccgGGGCCCttgttcccactctcccaccccctcaccgGGGCCCttgttcccactctcccaccccctcaccgGGGCCCTtgttcccactctcccatcccccttcctccccttcaaCTTACCTGCTTCACAGTAAAAggtattataatactgtgtaaaatCTAAAAATATGGGTTGAGGTATTAATAGAAATGGCATCCAATTGTCCAGAAAGTCTAACAGTCAGGCACCAAAGTTCTGAGAGCGCTAGATTATCAGAGTTATACTATATTAATGGGAGGCTGTGTAAGTGATTTTAAGAGTAATTTCACAAAACGTTTAAATCGCAAGAGCAAAGCTCAAGCAGCTTACCACAACACCAAAAGAATATTATTTTAATGTGAATACTCCCAGTTATATACTTCTAAATCTGTCTACCCATTTATACATCTAGACAGCTACATCAGttggaattttgaaaattaaatctCACCTTAAGTTGCCTTAAGTTTCTGAACTGCTTTCAGAAGAAGGCTTCCCTTCATAAGACCAATTGTGATGGTCAATCCTGCACAGAAGAACATGTAATTTAATTGATAGGTGATAATGTTCACAGTAATTCATTATTGCTGCAATAATGTATTGACAGACAAAAGTGCCAACAGCTTAAAAGGGTAgttggaattaaaaataaacaaggttTCATATAACAACTCAAGAACAATATTATAAATATCATTTTGACAAAAGTTATTAATTGTTAACTTAAACAGGACACTAATTTTTGGTGGAAAATCATTTCTATAGGTAGTTTCCAAAGGCATCTTTCACTAGGACAAGATaatttggaacatatccacacaattcaaaagataaaaaaaatctatgagaAATAACTAATTGGTTCTTCCCACCAATATCTCTGTCGTACACAAATCCAATTTCAACCTTTTACCATTCTAAATCTCTACCCTTCATCCTTTTTCATGTGAATTGAATAGAGTTATTAATAGTTCTGTAGCTATAAATCTCATTTGTCAAGCAATTCTTCTCTAAGAGCAACAGCCACAAGTTATTTTACCAGTTTCTGTTTTCACCAGTTACTGAGTTCAATATAGTTTTATTTTGCATATTATTTTCTTATCAATTTCTGTCAACTGGAGTCCATGAATTTAAGTTACAATTTATGCAAAAAACTCTGTCCTACATAAATATTGTTTTCAAGTCAGTTTTTCTTTTACAGGGAACAGAATTCAATTTTACTCAgaaatggccaaccccaagagTAAAaaggaagtggggggtggggggggggggcgcgaaacAAAGAAGTAAAAAACGCTAACACTCTGAAAAATAAGAGAAATGAGCATGCACTGAGATCAATAAAGCCAGTTTATCAATTGCACCAGAATGCAAGATCACCTTTATGTTTCAGATAGCTCAATTTTATTTTGTAACCAAGGGACAACGTTGAACTCAAAATTGGATTGACTTAACTAACATAAAATGAGAAATAAACATGACTTCTGTATGTATTTCTAATGATGAAAAACCTCCATATTTATGCCATTAAACATGGTAATGGTTTCTTTGTATTACAATGGGAGGGAATTTATTTTTCTACAAGCAAGCTCATCCACAACACATGAACACCTAAGAATATCTTCAACTGATGGTGTTCAGCACAAGTCAGCAGCTGACCCCATATATTTCTGGTGGATTTATTTTAGGCTCGAGATGAAGTCATAACTGtactaaaagcagaaaaaattGACTTAGCACTTCTGGAAGCTCAGTATGGGTTTGTTATGCCAACAAAGGTACTACAAGCTCTCCAAAGAGACACCATTCAAGCAAAAACCGAATCACTGCAGGAGGACATCTATGAAAAACCAATGGTTGAGGTATGTggtttatgaaagtaaactataGTGTTTCCTGGAGAACTCAAAGGAATTGCCAAATTATAAATGAATGGCAATTACGTCCACTATTATAAAATTTAATGTGAAACTTTGTAATCCttttctctgtccctctcctGCAATCAAATAAGGAAAGCACTTGAAACCCAACAAGGCACCATGGGTTTCGTGCCTTTCAGGTTATTGTTTATATTGGCAAATCCCATGAACCTTTGGCCTAACAACTGCAATGCAGTAGAAAATGGAAGTCAAGTACTCCATCTGCagggacattaaaaaaaagcaaatactaCCCTGTTAAACGGTGTTGCCCATCAGTCAGTCACAATCAAACTAGCCTCAAACAGAAATCGAAAGCCAGACCACCCTAAACACTTCAGTACTATGACTAGccacagaatgtttttttttgcttggttAGTCTTGGTGCATATTACCACGTGTTTGGTTATAATCTCCTCTCTTTTCTTGAGGGGAATAACATCTGTGAATGCTGGCAGCTCTTCCGTACCTCGCTTCAACAGTTATTCATCATGTATGAGCTGAGTATGAGCTGACCAAAGGGGAATATTACAGCCAGCCTCAGTAATGACTCTGTATGACTGGAATGACATAATTCAGGACAAAAAACTGGGCCACCatggccctccatagtactggagtttaattttcttttatagaAAGTTACAGAAGTCAAATGAACAAGGACAAACAGCAAAATGAATCAGGGTGGTAGGGCGGCAAGAACAGACTAACATATTCCAGACAGGCTTATTTTCATAAGAGCCTTCCATTTAATTTGACATGTAAATAAACATCAATTAAAAACCAAGTTTCACAATGGAACACCAGAAAGAAATTCAATCTTCACCAAGGTTAGATCTTCCTCAGCTTTTCACTATAATGTCAGCTCATTATAAGTGCACAGAATGCTTTCACTTACTCATATGTGATTAGTGCATATTATGATGTGTTTGTTAACAACGTCTCCCTTCCTTTCTTAAGTGGAACAATATAAATGGTGCTGGCACCTTGCCTCAATAGTTACTTTCCATGTACAAACCGAGTCTTCTACTGTTGGCTGTTTGATCAAAGAGAATATTACAGCCAGTCCTAGTAATATCCTAGTGTGACCAACACATACAACCTCATGTAAATGCCTTTGTAGAGCAATCAGGATCATAAACTTGGTTCCTCCTTTGGCTGATATAGTTATAGAAAGATGTGAGTAAAATTTATGACGGTACGAGCTGTAATTACTCATTTTTCACTGGTTATATTTGTAATTAGTGGCTTCAAGGCACATAATTACAcataatttttttctaaatgcaG from Pristis pectinata isolate sPriPec2 chromosome 4, sPriPec2.1.pri, whole genome shotgun sequence carries:
- the LOC127569677 gene encoding filamin A-interacting protein 1-like, coding for MRSRSNSLESSPKNKRLHQRAWSRHQNSEKDDIYSGAIKINNQRERDYMEETGTVLRNHKTRTSSKKHEDLSRDDLLFLLSVLEGELEARDEVITVLKAEKIDLALLEAQYGFVMPTKVLQALQRDTIQAKTESLQEDIYEKPMVELDRLVEKQKETHRRMLEQLLLVERSHKQTVDDLEDEKKKHVEYMEKSDEFTNLLEQERERSYDPVGSKLHRIVGSKQQKNKTVYFNSYYYQNSQKLLHC